A region of Flavobacterium album DNA encodes the following proteins:
- the dprA gene encoding DNA-processing protein DprA — translation MTDTELLNTLALLRVEGVGDIVAKRLINHCGSAEAVFKAKKSQILAIEGIGEILYNNLKNTHVFTLAEAEMKFIATSGIKPLFYLEPNYPERLKHCIDGPVLLFSSGTINLENRKTISIVGTRQMTSYGSDLCRKLIEDLAPLDPVIISGFAYGVDIHAHIIAMEQNLQTIGVVAHGLNQVYPKVHKKYVAKMEENGGFLTEFWSISNPDKENFVRRNRIVAGLSEATVIIESADRGGSLITANIANDYNRDVFAVPGRVTDKYSMGCNNLIKSQRASLLTDAADLIYMLNWQLEEKKDKPIQKQLFVMLEPEEQKVYDYLQKKGKELMDIIALECEMPIFRLSSLLLTMELKGVIRPLPGKLFEAI, via the coding sequence ATGACTGACACAGAATTACTTAACACCCTTGCGCTGCTCCGTGTGGAAGGCGTGGGCGATATTGTAGCTAAACGCCTGATAAACCATTGTGGATCGGCCGAAGCGGTCTTTAAAGCAAAAAAATCTCAGATCCTGGCGATCGAAGGTATTGGAGAAATCCTTTACAATAACCTTAAGAACACTCATGTTTTCACTTTGGCGGAAGCCGAAATGAAATTCATTGCAACGTCAGGGATAAAGCCGCTTTTTTACCTCGAACCGAATTATCCTGAAAGGCTGAAGCATTGTATTGATGGCCCTGTACTGCTGTTCTCATCAGGCACAATAAACCTCGAAAACCGCAAAACCATCAGCATTGTCGGTACCCGGCAAATGACGTCTTACGGTAGTGATTTGTGCAGAAAACTGATTGAAGATCTCGCCCCGCTCGATCCGGTGATCATCAGTGGGTTTGCTTATGGGGTAGATATTCATGCCCATATAATTGCCATGGAGCAAAACCTCCAGACTATTGGCGTAGTGGCGCACGGGCTCAATCAGGTCTATCCAAAAGTGCATAAAAAGTATGTGGCAAAGATGGAAGAAAACGGAGGTTTCCTTACTGAGTTTTGGAGCATTTCCAATCCTGATAAAGAGAATTTTGTACGCCGCAACCGTATAGTAGCGGGATTGTCGGAAGCTACCGTAATCATCGAAAGCGCCGATAGGGGCGGGTCGCTCATTACCGCTAACATTGCCAACGATTATAACCGTGATGTGTTTGCTGTACCGGGGCGCGTGACCGACAAGTACAGTATGGGCTGCAACAACCTTATCAAAAGCCAGCGCGCCAGCCTGCTTACTGATGCAGCAGACCTTATTTATATGCTCAACTGGCAGCTGGAAGAAAAGAAGGACAAGCCGATACAGAAACAGCTTTTTGTAATGCTTGAGCCCGAAGAGCAAAAAGTCTATGACTACCTTCAGAAAAAAGGCAAGGAATTAATGGACATTATCGCGCTCGAATGCGAAATGCCCATCTTCAGGCTTTCCTCTTTATTACTGACAATGGAGCTGAAAGGTGTAATCCGTCCGTTGCCGGGAAAATTGTTTGAAGCGATATAA
- the trpS gene encoding tryptophan--tRNA ligase produces the protein MAKILTGIQSTGTPHLGNLLGAILPAIEMANDPKNESFLFIADLHSATQIKDGKTLRENTYSVAATWLACGLDINKVIFYRQSDVPQTAELSWYLSCFFPFQRLTLAHSFKDKADRLEDVNAGLFTYPMLMAADILLYDANFVPVGKDQLQHIEITRDVASRFNHQMGETFVLPEPISSDDTKIVPGTDGEKMSKSRNNFINIFLDDKALRKQVMSIQTDSTPLEDPKNPDTDNVFALYKLLASPEQTDAMRANYLGGNYGYGHAKQALFELIIEKFKDVREKYAYYMANLPEVDAALKTGATKASAVANGVLARVREKLGYE, from the coding sequence ATGGCAAAAATATTAACCGGCATACAAAGCACCGGCACCCCGCATTTAGGCAACCTTTTGGGCGCGATACTACCGGCTATTGAAATGGCGAACGACCCAAAAAATGAATCGTTCCTGTTTATAGCCGACCTTCACTCTGCAACACAGATAAAAGACGGCAAAACCCTTCGCGAAAACACCTATAGCGTGGCAGCTACATGGCTGGCCTGCGGGCTTGATATTAATAAAGTGATTTTTTACCGCCAGAGCGATGTGCCGCAAACCGCTGAGCTGTCGTGGTACCTGAGCTGCTTTTTCCCATTCCAGAGGTTAACGCTGGCACATTCTTTTAAGGATAAGGCCGACCGGTTGGAAGATGTGAATGCCGGATTGTTTACCTACCCGATGCTTATGGCAGCCGACATATTATTGTATGATGCCAACTTTGTACCTGTAGGCAAAGACCAGCTGCAGCACATAGAGATTACCAGGGATGTAGCGTCGCGCTTCAACCACCAGATGGGGGAAACATTTGTACTGCCGGAACCTATAAGCAGTGACGACACCAAAATAGTTCCCGGCACCGATGGTGAGAAAATGAGCAAATCGCGCAACAACTTCATCAATATATTTCTTGATGATAAAGCGCTGCGCAAACAGGTGATGAGCATCCAGACGGACAGCACCCCATTGGAAGACCCTAAAAATCCGGACACCGATAATGTGTTCGCGCTGTATAAGCTGTTGGCATCACCGGAGCAGACAGATGCCATGCGTGCCAATTACCTTGGCGGCAACTATGGTTACGGCCACGCCAAGCAGGCGCTGTTCGAACTTATTATAGAAAAATTTAAAGATGTAAGGGAGAAATATGCCTACTACATGGCCAACCTTCCTGAAGTGGATGCCGCACTTAAAACTGGCGCTACAAAGGCTTCGGCTGTAGCCAATGGTGTATTGGCGAGAGTTAGGGAAAAACTGGGCTACGAATAG
- a CDS encoding SPOR domain-containing protein has translation MMIEKHISALLYRYQCVTVPGFGAFLTEIRTAQLDTAANTFYPPKKLISFNANLKNNDGLLANHIALQEKISYPQAVATIEQAVDLWLAKLSQKETLGLKNLGTMSCNVEGSLVFTPDTPINYFTDAFGLTAVVSPAVKREEYRQQAEAIEELAPVVFTPERKKDYSYLKYAAVFVVMASVGGAGFKMYRDNEVAAQTLVVENAVQEKVQQKIQQATFFIENPMPAVKLPVKEEYKVLPYHVVAGAFKSEANAQKAAAQLIDKGYKARVIEKNKFGLYPVIYGSFATYAEAHENMNEIHRTVNKEAWLLVKEL, from the coding sequence ATGATGATAGAAAAACACATATCGGCTTTATTATATCGCTACCAGTGCGTTACCGTTCCGGGCTTCGGCGCATTTCTTACTGAAATCCGCACCGCACAGCTGGATACTGCCGCCAATACTTTCTATCCTCCTAAAAAACTAATTTCCTTTAATGCGAATTTAAAAAATAATGACGGGCTTTTGGCTAACCATATCGCATTGCAGGAAAAAATTTCTTATCCGCAGGCTGTTGCCACCATTGAGCAGGCTGTAGACCTATGGCTCGCAAAGCTTTCGCAAAAAGAAACCCTCGGGCTAAAGAACCTTGGCACGATGTCCTGCAACGTTGAAGGCAGCCTTGTATTTACGCCCGACACGCCAATAAATTACTTTACGGATGCCTTCGGACTTACCGCTGTGGTATCGCCCGCTGTAAAAAGGGAAGAATACAGGCAGCAGGCCGAAGCTATCGAAGAATTGGCCCCGGTAGTATTTACGCCGGAAAGGAAAAAGGATTATTCGTACCTGAAATATGCCGCGGTGTTTGTGGTAATGGCATCTGTTGGAGGTGCAGGCTTCAAAATGTACCGCGATAATGAAGTTGCCGCCCAAACGCTGGTTGTTGAAAATGCCGTACAGGAAAAAGTGCAGCAGAAGATTCAGCAGGCTACTTTTTTTATAGAGAACCCGATGCCGGCGGTAAAGCTTCCGGTGAAGGAAGAATATAAAGTGCTACCGTACCATGTAGTGGCAGGGGCTTTTAAAAGTGAGGCCAATGCGCAGAAAGCAGCAGCCCAGCTTATCGACAAAGGCTATAAAGCACGGGTAATCGAAAAGAACAAATTCGGATTGTACCCCGTAATCTATGGCAGCTTTGCGACGTATGCCGAAGCACATGAGAATATGAATGAGATACACCGCACAGTAAATAAAGAAGCATGGCTTTTGGTAAAAGAATTATAG